GTCttaaacacagattaaagaataataggcagtggatatgacctctgcctccgattccggagggtgtgggttcgaatccggtgcggggcatgcatctccaatcttttcaattgtgtgcattttaagaaattaaatatcacgtgtcttaatcggtgaaggaaaacatcgtgaggaaacctgcatacctgagaattttcttaattctctgcgtgtctgccaatccgcattgggccagcgtgcatTTAGcatttagtatttaaaaacataagacgcaatttttcttgaataatattaaaaattactgaagcGACGCTTTTAGTCGTACTGATTTGAGAATgtattttgaattaatatttgaaaTGGTTGCATCACTGCAGTATTTCGTGCACTCTACCTGACtcttgttatcaacccatattcggctccctactgagctcgagtctccctagagaggggctaggccaatagtccaccacgctggcccaatgcggattggcagacttcacacgcgtaaagaattaagaaaattctctggtatgcaggtttccttcataaaatgcacacaaccgaaaagttggaggtgcatgctcggaccagattcaaacccacgccctccggaattggagatgcttggaggccgttggatcagcttccaccttcacacaggaagtaaaactataagaaattgtaatgttgtcatcaattattgtaaattataatattgtatgtctttttttaaaagagcaactgttgagtttcctgccggtttcttctcagcagaacccgCCTTCCgatccggtggtagaatctttacaaatagccaactgacgtatcaaaagtgcttgtaaactaagcctacttgaaataaatgaattttgaatttgaatttgagaaGCGgtcactggactatcacggctcttactatCTGTCATTATTAATGAAGTGTAATTTCATCTTTTCCAGCCTCCACAATAACCATGATGAATCTCGTCGGCACTGGACTATCCGCGATTATAACAGACAAGTTTGGCAGAAGATGGCCTTATATTATATTCTCTCTACCACTAATCATTAACTGGATAGTATTGTACAATGCCAGAGAAATGTACCATTTCATGATATCTAGAATAATAGCTGGTATATCTGTAGGGGGATTGGTGACCTTGAATATATTTGTCACATCAGAATATACTTCTCCAAAAACCAGAGCATTCTACCTTAATATGGTGACAACTTTAACCCCAGCTTTAGGCACAGGTTTGGGCCACGCTATCGGATTAGCTATACATTGGAGGACGTCAGCAGTTGTAGGAATAATTCCCTCTGCTTTAGGAGTACTCCTTCCTTATTTCTGGTCAGAAAGCCCGCATTGGTTAGCTTCTAAAGGAAGATTTGATGAGTGTCAGACAACTTTTAGACAATTACACGGTAAGACGCCAAATTCGGAGAGGGAATTGGCGCTTTTAATCAAAATGGAGAGGAGTAAACTAGAAATGGCGGACAAAACTAATTGTAAGCCGACTTTAAAACGTTTGATTGTTGTTTTTAAACGGAAGTATTTTTGGGATTTATTCGTTTTGAGTATATTTATACACGCATATTTGACTGCGGCTGGGAAGTTGATATTCAGTTTGCTAGCAACGGTCATATTGGAACAAATTACGGGTACTTCTAACGTTTTTATGTACACTCTATTTGTCGATGGTTTCATAGTGATCGGGTCGTGTTTGTCTTGTTTGTTTATAAGGAAAACCTCTATGCGCACTCTGTTGTTTTCTACAGGGTTCACAGCTAATGTTATACTGGTtatgtttagtttattttactatttccGAAACGGTCAAAGTTATTTTGACTGGATAAACGTCAGTTTATTGGCGTTATATTTTATAGCAATCAACGCTGGACCGTACCCTCTATTAGAGGCGATGTACAGTGAAATGTTTCCTCTAGAACTTAAAgtgtatatttttacattatccGCCATAATACTCATAGCTGCTTTAAGTTTGTCCATATTTCTGTTACCCTATATTGTAAGCGCCATAGGATATCAAGGTTTGTTTATAATGAACGCAGCTATTATGTCCGTCAGTCTTGTATACATTTGGTGGAGATTACCAGAGACAAAAGGTAAAACTTTACAAGAAATCGAGGtctattttaaaactaataattttaatgtagaaGCTGTATTGACTAGTAGCGATCAAGCAAAAGCTTTGATATGAAGGAGTTCAAGACtattgtgttatatttttttgtattcaaacACTGTGGTACAGAATAGGTACGTTGTCTGAAGTTAAAAGAAACGTAGTGAAGTGACATGTAGTTAAGACAGTTAAAAAGTGGAAAGCTATAAGAACTGGTATCCAGggctatgaaaattaaaaaaaaacatacttaaggGGTAATTTCAACAGCGCAGACCAATGCTAGATAGAGAAAATTTTCGGTTGAGTTGCGTAACATAAACGGATTTACTAAACCATTTgaagaaaaatctttattttaactaatattaataaactagaaTTAATATATAAGAGTAATGAGTATATAAggggaagtctgaaggtggcgccagtgacagaaaaattgaggagtagaaggttagcttggtatggacatgtaatgcgtagagaggaaagtcatattacaagaaaaatgttgaatgtgcaagtggaaggtcataagaggagaggaaggccaaagaagagatggttggatcgtgtgaaagaggacatgtgtgtaaaaggagtggatgatgagttgacgagtaatagagacgaatggaaaagattgacatatttttccgaccccacttaagtgggataagggtaaggagatgatgatgatgatgcataaACTAgaattaataaactaatattataaaggggtagGTAAAAAATGATTATTTGGTTGTGTGTTTCGATTTAACTCGAaaatactcgattttttttttttgcgtttaGAGGTATGTTCAGGCATACACTATAGCAAATAAAACTTCTAACTTAGGCTGTTAGAATGTTTAATGTTGCTTGTTAGCGAATAATGAACGCCTGTTTAATTATTACAGCAAGACATTCGATATACAACGTTGGTGTTATTTTTCTGACGGCTGAGGGCCGCAGTATTAGACTATATATTTGTATCCCCGTTTATTCACGGAATAGGGATGGCTGAAACCatctgtttataattataacctttaaattgaaattttggggcactttttttattctttacaagttagcc
The DNA window shown above is from Bicyclus anynana chromosome 27, ilBicAnyn1.1, whole genome shotgun sequence and carries:
- the LOC112056887 gene encoding uncharacterized protein LOC112056887 isoform X1; protein product: MYVFSTYNYNKNNFQACVIGSLNWVSFSNGFVYGQVGSLINSLQKKEECVELGEGQISLIASTITMMNLVGTGLSAIITDKFGRRWPYIIFSLPLIINWIVLYNAREMYHFMISRIIAGISVGGLVTLNIFVTSEYTSPKTRAFYLNMVTTLTPALGTGLGHAIGLAIHWRTSAVVGIIPSALGVLLPYFWSESPHWLASKGRFDECQTTFRQLHGKTPNSERELALLIKMERSKLEMADKTNCKPTLKRLIVVFKRKYFWDLFVLSIFIHAYLTAAGKLIFSLLATVILEQITGTSNVFMYTLFVDGFIVIGSCLSCLFIRKTSMRTLLFSTGFTANVILVMFSLFYYFRNGQSYFDWINVSLLALYFIAINAGPYPLLEAMYSEMFPLELKVYIFTLSAIILIAALSLSIFLLPYIVSAIGYQGLFIMNAAIMSVSLVYIWWRLPETKGKTLQEIEVYFKTNNFNVEAVLTSSDQAKALI
- the LOC112056887 gene encoding uncharacterized protein LOC112056887 isoform X2; this translates as MKLRKACVIGSLNWVSFSNGFVYGQVGSLINSLQKKEECVELGEGQISLIASTITMMNLVGTGLSAIITDKFGRRWPYIIFSLPLIINWIVLYNAREMYHFMISRIIAGISVGGLVTLNIFVTSEYTSPKTRAFYLNMVTTLTPALGTGLGHAIGLAIHWRTSAVVGIIPSALGVLLPYFWSESPHWLASKGRFDECQTTFRQLHGKTPNSERELALLIKMERSKLEMADKTNCKPTLKRLIVVFKRKYFWDLFVLSIFIHAYLTAAGKLIFSLLATVILEQITGTSNVFMYTLFVDGFIVIGSCLSCLFIRKTSMRTLLFSTGFTANVILVMFSLFYYFRNGQSYFDWINVSLLALYFIAINAGPYPLLEAMYSEMFPLELKVYIFTLSAIILIAALSLSIFLLPYIVSAIGYQGLFIMNAAIMSVSLVYIWWRLPETKGKTLQEIEVYFKTNNFNVEAVLTSSDQAKALI